The following coding sequences lie in one Calidithermus timidus DSM 17022 genomic window:
- the xylB gene encoding xylulokinase, with the protein MKPVSIGIDLGTSGLKALALTPEGHSVAEASASYPLLTPRPGWTEQNPSDWLEAARRALGELAEKLEAAGHTPVALGLCGQMHGAVFLDAWGEVVRPAPLWNDQRTAEACAEIEAAIPRSELIRRTGNPAVTGFQLPKLLWLRRAEGENFARTRRVLLPKDYLAFALTGNATTEPSDASGTGGLNLAAQDWDSELLAALGLGTDLFPELIPSHGVVGGLRADWAWATGLPEGLPVVAGAGDNAAAAIGLGLSSARPGVGSVSLGTSGVIFLPLERPTPDPQGRIHLFCHADGGYHLLGVTLAAAGSLLWYRDRLTPGVAFDALMQEAAAVAPGSEGLLFMPYLAGERSPHLDPDLRGAWLGLSLAHTRGHLTRALLEGVAFSLKDVLEVMRPLATIRQLLAIGGGARSELWLSILSAVLGAPLARTPIEEGPARGAALLGLVGAGVYQSVAEMLEATAPEAQAIPAHSEPVYAAAYERFKAAFRAVGSLARGA; encoded by the coding sequence ATGAAACCCGTTAGCATCGGCATCGATCTGGGAACCAGCGGCCTCAAGGCCCTGGCCCTCACCCCCGAAGGCCACAGCGTGGCCGAGGCCAGTGCGTCCTATCCCTTGCTCACCCCCCGGCCCGGCTGGACCGAGCAGAATCCCTCGGATTGGCTCGAGGCCGCCCGACGGGCCCTCGGCGAGCTGGCCGAGAAGCTCGAGGCCGCAGGCCATACCCCCGTCGCCCTGGGGCTCTGTGGGCAGATGCATGGGGCGGTCTTCCTCGACGCTTGGGGCGAGGTTGTGCGGCCTGCCCCGCTGTGGAACGACCAGCGCACCGCCGAAGCCTGCGCCGAGATCGAGGCGGCGATTCCGCGCTCCGAGCTCATCCGTCGCACCGGCAACCCGGCGGTGACGGGGTTTCAGCTCCCCAAGCTGCTTTGGCTGCGCCGGGCCGAGGGCGAGAACTTCGCCCGCACCCGGCGGGTGCTGCTGCCCAAGGACTACCTAGCCTTTGCCCTCACCGGCAACGCCACCACCGAGCCCTCCGACGCCTCAGGCACTGGGGGGCTGAACCTGGCCGCGCAGGACTGGGACAGCGAGCTGCTGGCAGCTTTGGGCCTAGGGACCGACCTCTTTCCCGAGTTGATCCCCTCGCACGGCGTGGTGGGCGGCCTCCGGGCCGATTGGGCGTGGGCCACGGGCCTGCCTGAGGGCTTGCCGGTGGTCGCCGGGGCAGGTGACAACGCCGCCGCTGCCATTGGGCTGGGGCTCTCCAGCGCCCGTCCGGGCGTGGGCAGCGTTTCGTTGGGAACGTCGGGCGTGATCTTCTTGCCCTTGGAGCGCCCCACCCCCGACCCCCAGGGGCGCATCCACCTCTTCTGCCACGCCGACGGCGGTTACCATCTGCTGGGGGTGACCTTGGCTGCCGCCGGGAGTCTGCTGTGGTACCGCGATCGGCTGACCCCCGGCGTGGCCTTCGACGCGCTGATGCAAGAAGCCGCCGCCGTGGCTCCCGGAAGCGAAGGGCTGCTGTTCATGCCCTACCTGGCCGGGGAGCGCAGCCCTCACCTCGACCCGGACTTGCGCGGGGCCTGGCTGGGCCTGAGCCTGGCCCATACCCGAGGGCACCTCACCCGCGCCCTGCTCGAGGGCGTGGCCTTTAGCCTCAAGGACGTGCTCGAGGTCATGAGGCCCCTGGCCACCATACGCCAGCTGCTGGCCATCGGCGGCGGGGCCCGTTCCGAGCTGTGGCTCTCCATCCTCTCGGCGGTGCTGGGGGCTCCCCTGGCCCGTACCCCCATCGAGGAGGGCCCGGCTCGGGGAGCGGCCCTGCTCGGCTTGGTGGGGGCCGGGGTCTACCAGAGCGTCGCGGAGATGCTGGAGGCCACCGCGCCCGAGGCCCAGGCCATTCCTGCCCACTCCGAGCCTGTCTACGCCGCAGCCTACGAGCGCTTCAAGGCGGCTTTCAGAGCGGTGGGGAGCCTGGCTCGAGGGGCGTGA
- a CDS encoding sensor histidine kinase — MKLTTRLILSFALVALFAAGLGAFLAIRAAQTDVRRFFRDQFGEQLMPLAPAGPGRRFGPPGLRDREQLLARLRNSQLQAAFFAVLVGLLAGGYLAYRSVTPIRHLTDVTRRYARGERGARVLVRGTDEIAELGASFNQLADQLAAEEAQKQRMVADIAHELRTPLTVLRGELEALQAGLMEPSPTNLGRLIEEVDLLTRLVQDLRLLTQADSGGLNLKLGELELSSLAREVLAAFQARAEAKGVRLEFGGTELFLTADRERLLQVLYNLLDNALRHTPQGGVVRLEVHSEGPWGLLRVRDSGPGIPPEDLPHIFERFYRADRSRTRETGGSGLGLAIAKALVEAHGGQISAGNDPAGGAVFEVRLKAT, encoded by the coding sequence GTGAAGCTCACCACCCGCCTGATCCTCTCCTTTGCCCTGGTCGCGCTGTTTGCGGCGGGGCTGGGGGCTTTTCTGGCGATCCGGGCTGCCCAGACCGACGTGCGGCGCTTCTTCCGCGACCAGTTCGGCGAACAGCTCATGCCCCTTGCCCCCGCCGGGCCGGGGCGGCGTTTTGGCCCTCCGGGGCTGCGCGACCGTGAGCAACTGCTGGCCCGCTTGCGCAACTCACAGCTTCAGGCTGCGTTTTTCGCCGTGTTGGTGGGCCTGCTGGCCGGGGGCTACTTGGCCTATCGCTCGGTGACGCCTATCCGCCACCTCACCGACGTGACCCGCCGCTATGCCCGGGGAGAGCGCGGAGCGCGGGTCTTGGTGCGGGGCACCGACGAGATCGCCGAACTGGGAGCCTCCTTCAACCAACTCGCCGACCAACTCGCCGCCGAGGAAGCCCAGAAGCAGCGCATGGTGGCCGACATCGCCCACGAACTGCGCACCCCCCTCACCGTGCTGCGGGGCGAACTCGAGGCCCTCCAGGCGGGTCTGATGGAACCCAGCCCCACAAACCTGGGCCGCCTGATCGAGGAGGTGGACCTGCTGACCCGCCTGGTGCAGGACTTGCGCCTGCTGACCCAGGCCGACTCGGGGGGGTTGAACCTCAAACTGGGCGAACTCGAGCTCTCCAGCCTGGCTCGGGAAGTCCTGGCCGCCTTCCAGGCGCGGGCCGAGGCCAAGGGGGTGAGGCTGGAGTTCGGTGGGACCGAACTCTTCCTCACCGCCGACCGCGAGCGCTTGCTGCAGGTGCTCTACAACCTTCTCGACAACGCCCTGCGCCACACCCCCCAGGGGGGAGTGGTGCGGCTCGAGGTGCACTCCGAGGGCCCCTGGGGCCTGCTACGCGTGCGCGACAGCGGCCCCGGCATCCCCCCAGAGGACTTGCCCCACATCTTCGAGCGCTTTTACCGTGCCGACCGGTCTCGTACCCGTGAGACGGGGGGCTCAGGGCTGGGACTGGCCATCGCCAAGGCCCTGGTCGAGGCTCACGGCGGGCAGATCAGCGCCGGCAACGATCCTGCGGGTGGGGCGGTGTTCGAGGTGCGGCTGAAGGCTACTTGA
- a CDS encoding nitroreductase family protein, which translates to MDLYALFLRRASVRTFKPEPLREGDLDKLLLAAQRAPTDATAQMYSLLRVTDPALRSELARLSDNPHIQVAAEFFLVLADVHRLRRLVEHRGGAWGYWPRTAAHFAIVDAVLAGSALAMMAESLGYGICWIGGVLECIEQIGELCALPEGVFPVAGLCVGVPEEIPAPRPRLSRTLVVHENRYREPEPAELEQAYEDMRPITRSGDWYKVLGRYFTQGGIMEQREPAYQRFAARGGFDPDLPPGSEAPSLGGLIEQALERGWRAVLFREGVCWLEREVEASRGQGRPGAALSEALASAGKPFWPPLSKGT; encoded by the coding sequence ATGGACCTCTACGCCCTCTTCCTCCGCCGCGCCAGCGTGCGCACGTTCAAGCCCGAGCCCCTGCGGGAGGGGGACCTCGACAAGCTCCTCCTGGCCGCCCAGCGAGCGCCCACCGATGCCACCGCGCAGATGTACAGCCTGCTGCGCGTGACCGACCCCGCCCTGCGCTCCGAGCTGGCCCGGCTTTCCGACAACCCCCACATCCAGGTGGCCGCCGAGTTCTTCTTGGTCCTGGCCGATGTGCATCGGCTGCGCCGTCTGGTTGAGCACCGGGGCGGAGCCTGGGGCTACTGGCCCCGCACGGCGGCCCACTTTGCCATCGTCGACGCGGTGCTGGCCGGTAGTGCGCTGGCGATGATGGCCGAGAGCCTGGGCTACGGAATCTGCTGGATCGGGGGGGTTCTGGAGTGCATCGAGCAGATCGGCGAGCTGTGCGCCCTGCCCGAGGGGGTGTTTCCGGTAGCCGGGCTGTGTGTGGGTGTGCCCGAGGAGATTCCCGCACCCCGGCCCCGCCTCAGTCGCACCCTGGTCGTTCACGAGAACCGCTACCGCGAGCCCGAGCCAGCCGAACTGGAGCAGGCCTACGAGGACATGCGTCCCATCACGCGTAGCGGCGACTGGTATAAGGTGTTGGGGCGCTACTTCACCCAGGGCGGCATCATGGAACAGCGCGAGCCGGCTTACCAGCGCTTCGCAGCCCGTGGGGGCTTCGACCCCGACCTGCCCCCAGGCTCGGAGGCCCCTTCCCTGGGAGGGCTGATCGAGCAGGCCCTCGAGCGGGGTTGGCGCGCGGTGCTGTTTCGGGAGGGGGTCTGCTGGCTCGAGCGCGAGGTAGAGGCCAGCCGGGGGCAGGGCCGGCCCGGTGCAGCGCTGAGTGAAGCCCTGGCTTCGGCGGGAAAACCATTCTGGCCACCCTTGTCCAAGGGTACCTAG
- a CDS encoding GGDEF domain-containing protein, with product MNWLESPQQRAYRTYWLIAVVGMVPALFIHPFFGRWPDFLLDGAYLAATALGWWLARRLAPRPAITLHLVLGFLLVTWYIAQPESLPSRFDFREEAYVALVAPTLLGLSAVWGVWGFALALLMGFSRLQNSTLPEQLSAGYVLAFVALVGLVIHYGLRRLEEAHENLANAALQDPLTHLGNRRVLEADFVRLQALAKRAGVPLLLTLWDLDDLKGVNDGQGHVAGDAYIRDFAQALRLNVREGDGLYRLGGDEFCGLHLGLFEGSSVSLRVRAVFPNVSVGWSEALGTLEETLAQADRHLYAEKASKRPIKLPKLPS from the coding sequence ATGAATTGGCTCGAGTCCCCTCAACAAAGGGCCTACCGCACGTACTGGCTCATCGCGGTGGTGGGGATGGTGCCGGCGTTGTTCATACACCCATTCTTCGGACGCTGGCCCGATTTCCTGCTCGACGGGGCCTACCTCGCCGCGACCGCGCTGGGCTGGTGGCTGGCCCGCCGCCTCGCGCCCAGGCCCGCCATCACCCTGCACCTGGTGCTGGGCTTCCTATTGGTGACGTGGTACATCGCCCAGCCCGAGAGCTTGCCCAGCCGCTTCGACTTCCGCGAGGAGGCCTACGTGGCCTTGGTAGCCCCTACCCTGCTGGGGCTGTCGGCGGTGTGGGGTGTGTGGGGCTTCGCCCTGGCGTTGTTGATGGGCTTCTCACGCCTGCAGAACTCCACCCTGCCCGAGCAGCTCAGCGCAGGCTACGTGCTGGCTTTCGTGGCCCTGGTGGGGCTGGTAATCCACTACGGCCTGCGCCGCCTGGAGGAGGCCCACGAGAATTTGGCCAACGCGGCTTTGCAGGACCCCCTGACCCACCTGGGCAACCGGCGGGTGCTCGAGGCCGACTTCGTGCGCCTGCAAGCCCTGGCCAAGCGGGCCGGGGTGCCGCTGCTGCTGACGCTGTGGGACCTCGATGACCTCAAGGGTGTCAACGACGGCCAGGGCCATGTGGCCGGGGATGCCTACATTCGCGACTTCGCCCAGGCCCTTCGGCTCAACGTGCGCGAGGGTGACGGGCTCTATCGGCTGGGTGGCGACGAGTTCTGCGGCCTGCACTTAGGCCTCTTTGAGGGTAGCTCGGTGAGCCTGCGGGTGCGGGCGGTGTTCCCCAACGTCTCGGTGGGCTGGAGCGAGGCGCTGGGCACCCTCGAGGAGACCCTGGCTCAGGCCGACCGACACCTCTACGCCGAGAAGGCCAGCAAGCGACCGATCAAGCTGCCCAAGTTACCCTCGTAA
- a CDS encoding c-type cytochrome — protein sequence MKKSGLFVLLTAGIAAVAVSAQPGPQTSNVYQQCQGCHQANGAGIPGVFPPLAGHIPQVLAAKGGREYLIDVLLYGLAGEISVNGQKYNGAMPAFAQLSDEQVAGVLNHISTQWGNDKALSKDFKLFNAAEVKAKRATKLSPAQVLELRKKLGLK from the coding sequence ATGAAAAAAAGCGGCCTTTTCGTCCTTTTGACCGCAGGAATTGCCGCTGTAGCGGTGAGCGCGCAGCCTGGCCCACAGACCAGCAACGTCTACCAGCAATGCCAGGGCTGCCATCAGGCCAACGGGGCGGGTATTCCCGGGGTGTTCCCTCCCCTGGCCGGTCACATTCCCCAAGTCCTGGCGGCCAAGGGTGGGCGCGAGTACCTGATCGACGTGCTGCTTTACGGCCTCGCCGGTGAGATCAGCGTGAATGGGCAGAAGTACAACGGGGCCATGCCCGCCTTCGCCCAGCTCAGCGACGAGCAAGTCGCGGGCGTGCTCAACCACATCTCCACCCAGTGGGGCAACGACAAGGCCCTGTCCAAAGACTTCAAGCTCTTCAACGCCGCAGAGGTCAAGGCCAAACGCGCCACCAAGCTCAGCCCAGCCCAGGTGCTCGAGCTGCGCAAAAAGCTGGGGCTCAAGTAG
- the pgeF gene encoding peptidoglycan editing factor PgeF, giving the protein MLLSSPLLEVPHGFTTREGGVSQGPYASLNLSPSTGDHPEHVRENQRRVLERFGNPPVAALDQVHGNVVHAVEGPGVWQGDGLLTDTPGLLLRVGVADCYPVLLYDPVRQVVGALHAGWRGTIAGILPAALGLLRERYGSRAGDIRIALGPGAGPGFQVGPEVAEAFAQAGLETFRPDPSAPGRFCLDLASALRQQALGLGIRSEHFWAMGADTLHDPRFFSHRRERGITGRMWGLIQLPI; this is encoded by the coding sequence GTGCTGCTCTCTTCTCCCCTGCTCGAGGTTCCCCACGGCTTCACCACCCGCGAGGGTGGGGTCTCGCAGGGGCCTTATGCCAGCCTTAATCTCTCCCCTTCCACCGGCGACCACCCCGAGCACGTGCGGGAGAACCAGCGCCGGGTGCTCGAGCGCTTCGGCAACCCGCCCGTCGCCGCGCTGGATCAGGTTCACGGCAACGTGGTGCACGCGGTCGAGGGGCCGGGGGTGTGGCAGGGGGATGGGCTGCTGACGGATACGCCGGGGCTCTTGCTGCGGGTGGGGGTGGCCGATTGCTACCCGGTGCTGCTCTATGACCCCGTGCGGCAGGTGGTGGGGGCGCTGCACGCGGGCTGGCGGGGAACCATAGCGGGCATTCTTCCGGCAGCGTTGGGGCTTTTGCGAGAGCGCTATGGCAGCCGGGCAGGGGACATCCGGATAGCTTTAGGGCCGGGGGCTGGGCCGGGGTTTCAGGTGGGGCCGGAGGTGGCCGAAGCTTTCGCTCAGGCGGGTCTCGAGACCTTCCGCCCCGACCCCAGCGCCCCAGGCCGCTTCTGCCTCGACCTGGCCTCGGCCCTGCGGCAGCAAGCCCTGGGCCTGGGCATCCGAAGCGAGCACTTCTGGGCGATGGGAGCCGACACCCTCCACGACCCCCGCTTTTTCTCCCACCGCCGCGAGCGGGGGATCACCGGGCGCATGTGGGGCCTGATCCAACTGCCCATATAA
- a CDS encoding DNA-formamidopyrimidine glycosylase, whose product MPELPEVETTRRILEPYLLGRTLLRLEHADPVRYRRTELAEGRAVLGTRRRGKYILLELEGELEAIVHLGMTGGFRFTPHPHTRLTVHLGDAVIYYVDPRRFGRWWVVEAGDYREIGLLRRMGPEPLSESFELGAFRQALARTPRRVKEVLLGQEAVAGVGNIYADESLWMSRIHPERPACSLRLEEVERLYQAIREVMGRAVSAGGSTLSDASYQQPDGKPGYFQLEHNAYDRAGLPCKAPGCTGRIAKTVVGGRGTHFCPQCQH is encoded by the coding sequence ATGCCTGAACTGCCCGAAGTCGAGACCACCCGCCGCATCCTCGAGCCCTACCTGCTGGGGCGCACGCTGCTACGCCTCGAGCACGCCGACCCTGTGCGTTACCGGCGCACCGAGCTGGCCGAGGGGCGGGCGGTGCTGGGCACCCGGCGGCGGGGGAAGTACATCCTGCTCGAGCTCGAGGGGGAGCTCGAGGCCATCGTGCACCTGGGGATGACCGGGGGATTCCGCTTCACGCCCCACCCGCACACCCGGCTCACCGTCCACCTGGGCGACGCGGTGATCTACTACGTGGACCCACGCCGCTTCGGCAGGTGGTGGGTGGTCGAGGCCGGCGACTACCGCGAGATCGGCCTGCTGCGCCGCATGGGCCCTGAACCGCTCTCCGAGAGCTTCGAGCTTGGAGCCTTTCGCCAGGCCCTAGCCCGCACGCCGCGCCGCGTGAAAGAGGTGCTGCTGGGGCAGGAGGCGGTGGCCGGGGTAGGTAACATCTACGCCGACGAGTCGCTGTGGATGAGCCGCATCCACCCTGAGCGCCCGGCTTGCAGCCTGCGGCTCGAGGAGGTCGAGCGGCTGTACCAGGCCATCCGCGAGGTGATGGGCCGGGCGGTGAGCGCCGGTGGCTCGACCCTCTCCGATGCCAGCTACCAGCAGCCCGACGGCAAACCCGGCTACTTCCAGCTCGAGCACAACGCCTACGACCGCGCCGGCCTGCCCTGCAAGGCTCCCGGTTGCACGGGCCGGATCGCTAAGACCGTGGTGGGGGGCCGGGGTACACACTTCTGCCCCCAGTGCCAGCATTAG
- a CDS encoding helix-turn-helix domain-containing protein has protein sequence MKRVRRKEAIYRAGDRAEALYQLERGLVRIVEILPDGRQLTLRHVLPGDYFGEESLSERNHRYTAEALTEAAVHALDPRTLSSEDLRQVAGSLASQMGQVQAYETHLQWGELRSRICRYLLYLASTAAHGQDQRGVYVTASHEEIADATASTRESVSKLLSDLRHEGILDTGYRKIYLVDWHSLEAEAETQLLEAV, from the coding sequence ATGAAACGCGTTCGTCGTAAGGAAGCGATCTACCGCGCGGGTGACCGGGCCGAGGCGCTGTACCAGCTCGAGCGGGGCTTGGTGCGCATCGTCGAAATCCTGCCCGACGGGCGCCAGCTCACCCTGCGCCACGTACTGCCGGGCGATTACTTCGGGGAAGAGAGCCTATCTGAGCGCAACCACCGCTACACCGCCGAGGCCCTCACCGAGGCCGCGGTTCACGCCCTCGACCCCCGCACCCTCTCCTCCGAGGACCTGCGCCAAGTCGCCGGCAGCCTGGCCAGCCAGATGGGCCAGGTGCAAGCCTACGAGACCCACCTGCAGTGGGGGGAACTCCGCAGCCGCATCTGCCGCTACCTGCTCTACCTCGCCTCCACCGCCGCCCACGGTCAGGACCAGCGCGGGGTCTATGTGACGGCCTCCCACGAGGAAATCGCCGACGCCACCGCCTCTACCCGGGAGTCGGTGAGCAAGCTCCTCTCCGACCTGCGCCACGAGGGCATCCTCGACACCGGCTACCGCAAGATCTACCTCGTGGACTGGCACAGCCTCGAGGCCGAGGCCGAGACGCAACTGCTGGAAGCGGTGTGA
- a CDS encoding A24 family peptidase, with product MTSALLIVFAFVLGAVIGSFLNVVIYRLPARKSVVFPPSSCPSCGTRLGPAELVPILSWLLQRGRCRHCGARISARYPAVEALTGLLFAAAAWLRPGLPELVLIWAFIALLVVLSFIDIDTYTVPDGINFGGLFLGLLAAALLAFPQPFDQALDAALICAGIIALIGGYGSLIVRRLRDGKREYPVGLHTLHLAAMVGAWFGPAAGLVAGFLNWALNARTGRVWALPDGLTLGLAALGPIVAYLVPDWPFESLRGLLIAAGGLALSGGLYWAFQPEPEEDEGEVVVMGFGDVKLAGLLGAWVGVGPFLVGLMVAVVAGALVGLALRERKVPFVPYLALGGLVAFFFGQDLINWYLGYLGVGP from the coding sequence GTGACCTCGGCCCTGCTCATCGTGTTCGCCTTCGTGCTGGGAGCGGTGATCGGCTCCTTTCTCAACGTGGTGATCTACCGCCTTCCCGCGCGCAAGTCGGTGGTGTTTCCGCCCTCGAGCTGCCCCTCCTGTGGAACTCGCCTGGGGCCTGCCGAACTCGTGCCCATCCTCTCTTGGCTGCTCCAGCGCGGGCGTTGTAGGCACTGCGGGGCGCGGATTTCGGCCCGTTACCCAGCGGTCGAAGCCCTCACCGGGCTGCTCTTCGCGGCAGCGGCCTGGCTGCGCCCAGGGCTTCCCGAGTTGGTTTTGATCTGGGCCTTCATCGCCCTTTTGGTGGTGCTCTCCTTCATCGACATCGATACCTATACCGTGCCGGACGGCATCAACTTCGGCGGACTCTTCCTGGGCCTACTGGCCGCAGCCCTGCTGGCCTTCCCCCAGCCCTTCGACCAAGCCCTCGACGCGGCCCTGATCTGTGCGGGCATCATCGCCCTCATCGGCGGCTACGGTTCGCTGATCGTGCGGCGTTTGCGCGATGGTAAGCGGGAATACCCCGTGGGCCTACACACCCTGCACCTCGCGGCGATGGTGGGGGCCTGGTTTGGCCCGGCGGCGGGGCTGGTGGCGGGCTTTCTCAACTGGGCGCTCAACGCCCGCACCGGGCGGGTGTGGGCCCTGCCCGACGGCCTCACCCTGGGACTGGCCGCGTTGGGTCCCATCGTGGCCTACCTGGTCCCAGACTGGCCCTTCGAAAGCCTGCGCGGGCTTTTGATCGCGGCGGGGGGGTTGGCCCTTAGCGGCGGCCTGTACTGGGCCTTCCAACCCGAGCCCGAGGAGGACGAGGGTGAGGTGGTGGTGATGGGCTTCGGTGACGTGAAGCTGGCCGGGCTCTTGGGGGCCTGGGTGGGCGTGGGCCCCTTCCTGGTAGGCCTGATGGTGGCGGTGGTGGCGGGCGCGCTGGTCGGGCTGGCGCTGCGCGAGCGCAAGGTGCCCTTCGTGCCCTACCTGGCCCTGGGCGGGCTGGTGGCTTTCTTCTTCGGGCAAGACCTGATCAACTGGTACCTGGGCTACTTGGGCGTGGGGCCGTAG
- a CDS encoding response regulator transcription factor, with product MGAVAGGLILIVEDEARIAEVLERFLRAEGFRTERAADGRRALELWRAARPDLVLLDLMIPPPDGLEVLRTIRREAQTPVIVLTARVEEIDRLLGLELGADDYVTKPFSAREVVARVKAVLRRVNGRLRAPQRYRVGELELDLEAFQVRCRGQALSLTATQFRLLHAFMAHPGKAFSRGELLDLFGEEAPDERTIDAHIKNLRARLGDCGSLLQTVRGVGYRLAGEQA from the coding sequence ATGGGTGCGGTGGCCGGTGGACTCATCCTGATCGTCGAGGACGAGGCCCGCATCGCCGAGGTGCTCGAGCGCTTCCTGCGAGCGGAGGGCTTTCGCACCGAACGGGCTGCCGACGGGCGGCGGGCGCTGGAGCTGTGGCGGGCGGCCCGGCCCGACCTGGTGCTCTTGGACCTGATGATTCCCCCGCCGGATGGCCTGGAGGTCCTGCGCACCATCCGCCGCGAGGCCCAGACCCCGGTGATCGTGCTCACCGCCCGCGTGGAGGAGATCGACCGGCTGCTGGGGTTGGAGCTGGGAGCCGACGACTACGTGACCAAGCCCTTTAGCGCACGCGAAGTGGTGGCCCGCGTCAAGGCCGTGTTGCGCCGGGTCAACGGGCGGCTGAGGGCCCCGCAGCGCTACCGGGTGGGGGAACTCGAGCTCGACCTCGAGGCTTTCCAGGTTCGCTGCCGGGGCCAGGCCCTCTCCCTCACCGCCACCCAGTTCCGGCTGCTGCACGCCTTCATGGCCCACCCCGGCAAGGCCTTCAGCCGCGGCGAGCTGCTCGACCTCTTCGGTGAGGAAGCCCCCGACGAGCGCACCATCGACGCCCACATCAAGAACCTGCGGGCCCGGCTGGGCGATTGCGGAAGCTTGCTCCAGACCGTGCGCGGGGTGGGCTACCGGCTGGCTGGGGAGCAGGCGTGA
- a CDS encoding complex I NDUFA9 subunit family protein produces the protein MKVLLIGGTGYVGSHLARVLLARGHAVRTLSRRGRPTPRVAGAGQGAQHVRGDAVTGEGLEAAVREVDAVVYLVALIRERGGQSFEGTIVEGVKNTIAAMRRAGVGRLLHMSALGAARGTGSRYYEAKAEAEEWVRGSGLEWTIFRPSLIFGEGDEFFGGVLKGLVTAPIPFIPQIGDGRFPFRPVWVGDVAEAFAQALEKPATVAQTYDLVGPQEYTFRQLLRLMKQSLGSRKPILPIPLALMDLAVPLLNALPFTPITLDQYRMLKAGNTADPAPMRAAFALEERRLEAELPLLLGTKLRHPSAS, from the coding sequence TTGAAGGTCCTGCTCATCGGCGGAACGGGGTACGTGGGGAGCCACCTGGCGCGCGTACTGCTGGCGCGGGGGCACGCAGTCCGCACGCTCTCGCGCAGGGGCCGACCCACCCCGCGGGTAGCGGGGGCGGGCCAGGGGGCGCAGCACGTGCGGGGCGACGCGGTGACCGGGGAGGGGCTCGAGGCGGCCGTGCGCGAGGTGGACGCGGTGGTCTACCTCGTGGCGCTGATCCGGGAGCGCGGGGGCCAGAGCTTCGAGGGCACCATCGTCGAGGGGGTGAAGAATACCATCGCCGCCATGCGGCGGGCCGGGGTGGGGCGGCTGCTGCACATGTCGGCTTTGGGTGCGGCGCGGGGCACCGGCAGTCGCTACTACGAGGCCAAGGCTGAGGCCGAGGAATGGGTGCGGGGGTCGGGGCTCGAGTGGACCATCTTCCGCCCCAGCCTGATCTTCGGCGAGGGCGACGAATTCTTCGGCGGGGTGCTCAAGGGCTTGGTCACCGCCCCGATCCCCTTCATCCCGCAGATCGGCGACGGGCGCTTCCCCTTTCGCCCGGTCTGGGTGGGCGACGTGGCCGAGGCCTTCGCCCAGGCGCTCGAGAAGCCCGCCACCGTCGCTCAAACCTACGACCTGGTGGGCCCGCAGGAGTACACCTTCCGCCAGCTCTTGCGGCTGATGAAGCAAAGCCTGGGCTCGCGCAAGCCGATCCTTCCCATACCGCTAGCCCTCATGGACCTGGCGGTCCCGCTGCTCAACGCCCTCCCCTTCACGCCCATCACCCTCGACCAGTACCGCATGCTCAAGGCCGGAAACACCGCCGACCCCGCCCCCATGCGGGCCGCCTTCGCCCTCGAGGAGCGCCGCCTCGAGGCCGAGTTGCCGCTTTTGCTTGGTACAAAACTTAGACACCCCTCGGCTTCCTGA